The nucleotide window ATATTTTCAGCTTGATTTGAATTACTCAGGTGCATCTTAGCTAGTACTTTTTTTCACTCCAATAGTTTACTCTAAAAATGATTTACAATTAGTGTTGGGTCGCGGATCAAACCTGTCCCTCTTGACCTGCTAATCCGTAGGTTGagtgatttttttattcataaaatttgACTTGTTTGACTCGCAAAAAAGTAGAAAACATGCACCGCCCCGCTTAAACGGCTAGACCcgcatataatattaataataataaaattattatttaaaatatgtttattaataaaaataataaaaaatctatttatatttaaaattaaacaatttttaaattttcttaaaaatagttttttattaaaaatctctTTTTTTGTGGGTTAGTGGGTATAATTTGGCTGACCCGTCCTCTTAGAAAACATTCGACCTGCATCcgcaaatcattttttcaaaTCACTCAACCCATGCCGCGGGCATGTCAAACGGGGCGAGCCGGTAATGATTCAAATTCCCAGCTCTATTTACAATCTTGTAACATCAACTGTGTCCGTCTTTATGAATAAAAGCCAATATACCTTCGTCGAGGGCGCTCACGGCAAAGGATCCAGAACCACATAATTACTGAATCAAGTATCTCAAGAGGATTTAATTTCAAACAAATATGTGATTTCTCTGTCAGTAATCATTACCTGGACGGCTTTGGTAACGGTGAGGAAAAGAGTCATGTTATATTACTCCTAAGGTTGAAACTCTTAAAGTCAAATACACACCATGAGGCGCCACGTAAAAAAGACTTCCATGCTAACGTTGGCATTCCATCTGTAATGGAGGCTGAGTGtttctttcaaaaaaagaaaagaaaagaaatgagTTTGGTGTCGCAAACCAAGatacagagagaagagaaataaGCCAAGCGTGTTGCTGAGTTAAGGACACCTCATAAATCATAACCGCACTAATAAACTGATGGCATTACATCAGCCAATTATGAGTTGGAATTAAGAAGCTCATGTACTGGGCATGACCAACCAAATGTAGTCAGTCTATCAGCACTTCAGAAGTTATTTATTTGGTTCCATCAAGTCAATAATTAACATTGCACAACAGAAACGCTTGCAGGTATCTGTTCTGTAAAAAATAAGGGGACAAACGTAAGTGGATACTAGATCTTGACCAAATACGCAACATTCATTGACACAGAACTCTTCATTCTCCTTTATTCTTTTCTGTTATCTGTTTTAAAGTTGTTTAGCTGATAGGAAATTAGTCAAACGATGCATCTATTGTAAGAAAAGCTTTTGAGTTGAAAAAATTtaacacattaaaaaaaaaattgatctgCAATTGCTTGGTTTACAAATCTGTAAAGCGGTTACTATTATGACTTTTCAGAAAGCAAGAGACTTGGAGACAAAAGCTGCAATTGCTTGCAGAGCGACATCTTCAACTAGATCTTGTGTCAAACCCTTTGCTTCAAGGTGCTTCTTCCCAATCTTGAAGGAGTGATCTCCACCATCGATGACATGCACTTCAGTCACAGCTTTCATTTTGTTGCAAACAGCTTGGAGCTTATCCAGTGGACACATAGGATCTTTGCTACCCTTTTTGatacaaagaaaaacaacatAATCCAGAGATCCATTAACAATCATGTACAACCCCCTAGAGAATAGTCATGTAAAACTTAATATGCATATAAAAGATACCTGCACAAACATCACAGGGATTTCCATTTTCAACAAGGTTTCATCTCTTATTGCACCTTTCATGCCCTAAAGATTTAACAAAACGATGTAAAGATCCCTTCCATTTATCAATCAGATAATCACAGGGGAAAAAGAAATGTAGAAACATAACCTTAAGTGGATATCCCAAGCATATAACAGCTGAAACCGGAATATCTTCATCCACGGCTACCATGCAGCTTACTCTGCAAAAGGATAAAATCacattcaatattttaaaaagggTTTGTAAACAGAGTATGAGAGAGAAGGAGATATACCTTGAACCCATTGATTTACCAGCCAATATCAAAGGATGACCAGGGAACTTAGCAGCAGTTTCTTTGACAAGATCTAAATGAAATTGAACGAGCTTTTCAGCTTTTGGAGGAACTCTTCTTTTCCCTCCAGCAATATCTATCTACCCAGAAATTTCAAAATTCACACTTAAGTTTCTATCAAGACCAcaaatattatcattattattataaaaaaaaagtacagAATTCACTGACAAGGGTAATCAAATGTGATAACTTCAACGGCTGATAAGCTCTTCTTTAGCTTATCCTTCCATCTAAGCCAAAACAGAAGAAAAATTAAGACAATTCTGTGTGTCCAAAGAAGTACACAAACGCGTACCGAATCATCCAGTCGGAAGAAGAGGGAGCTCCGGCACCGTGAGCAAATATGACTACCggcaaagaagaagatgaaatctCTGATTCTTCATCAGCGAAACATAACTCTTCAGCTTCCCTTCTTCTTTTATTTGAAGCTTCCATTGATGATGAAACCTGCTGGAAATCTCAGAAACCCTAAAGAATGGGGAAAATCATTTAACTTTCGCGCGCAATTAAGACTGTTTGAGAGAGTTATAATTGGGCCAACAAATATATAGGCCCAAAAGGCTACAAATGTGGAAaggaataaattttttattgtatatttaaactaaaaaataaaataaatgatgtttttaaaaaattaccaaaaattaaataaataaagttaaCATAGTTTGTGTGGAAAAGGTAAAATTTTGTAAGATAGATGctgacaaaagaaaatatattagatTGATTACTATTCAAAGGAATATTATAGTTTGGTTCATGAGAGCATGATTAATCATGGTTTTTTAGCCGGAGTTCTTAATTTATGATttgataatctttttttttttttttttttacaattttcggcTAAAAACGGTTCTTAGAACACCATTACCCTGGCTCTTACCCATGGGTTTTAGcaaaagaataattaaaaaaatcagtgGATCTCACTCACTTTTAAAAACtgcatcttcttcctcttctgtaAGGACCGAATCTTAGGTGGTTTTTGAACTGTTCGCGGGTTCTACTGACATTTGGCGACACACAATTGATTcccttttaattattatttttttaacagacaaaaaaaattcaaaaacctaCCTATGAAATCGTGCATGGTGTTATTATATCTATTATTGAAGAgatggtttttaatttttcatataaaagaaCTAAGAACCGTATCTTAAGGCATCTCCATcctcactctttttttttcctttaaatggagtaaaattgaatatggagtaaggaatactccaacccaactccatatctcactctataatgaaatttattccataaatggagtaatctatttctgttttgttcatcactccattatggagtaGAAAATAGAAGAGGGCTGAaataattttactatattttcacttttatttcATTTGAGAGCATAAAAtgaagttttacattggagatgctcttaaacGAAACTAAGAATCTCAATTAATAAACCAGAGTTAATGATGATTTAATTATTTCGGAATTCTAAACCAACCAagggaaagaaaaaaactatttttatcgATATGTcagttttagaaaataatttccACGAAAATGGGTCCCGAAGAAAACTTCAAATGATAGTAACACCGTTCATAAGTCTATAAACTATCTCCACACGCAattaataaaagatattattaccCATTTTAGACTTTTTGCATAATTTCAACAATGGCCAAGCTCGCCGTTACCGTCACCGTTCTCTTATTCACGTTGGCTCTCTCCGTCGTTGCCTCCAAGCCCGAAAATGAAATCATCGCCGATAGCCATAACACTTTATCTGCCGACTCCGACCCGTTTACTACAAACCCAACAACCTTTCCCGAATCCGGATCATCAGGACCCGAACTAACATCTTCCGATGAGATCACTGTACCGGTCAATTTCATGAATTTCCATCCAATCAATCGTCACTTCCCTAGACGTCCCTTGACTTTCAACCGCCGTCCGTGCCACCACCGTCGACACGGGATGTTTGGACGAGGCCTCCAGATCCCTTACGGCAACGACATGATCATCTCCGGTGAAGAAGAAAAGACGACAGGTCTAGATCGTTCGTTAGACAGCATAGTCGTGGATATTCCGACCATCAAGATGTTTGTCGGTCCCATCGCGGTGGAGGAGGCGAAACACCATCTCGAGGAGGAGGATGGCTCCAGCATGAAGATTACTGTGACTTTGATGAAgcgcaaagaagaaggagaaggtgaAAGAGAGAGTGTGTTCAGGACAAAGATTCGCAAGTTTCTAAACCATTTGGTCTGAACAAGAAGAAGACTCTAGTTTGTTCTTTAAATCTAGTAAAGATACAATAAAGTAAAGCCCTCTTATATACGGGCTTAGCttctatatgtttttttctctgACAGCTTCCATATGAGATGAAGCTGATTTTGTCTAGTATAATACTGTATGTGATTCTGTAAAAGCTTAATCCTATAGTTAAATTAAATTGATTGCAGAAGCATGAAGGTGGTGACGAAGAATAACTTAAATTACATTACGCTTTTGGAgtacatattatattattatgctTGGTTTTCGCAGTAACCGCCTTGTTGGGAGGTTGAGGTCAGCTCAGGGCAAGCCGTGGGGTTGACTTTCTCGGCGGCTCCAACTACATCTGAGCATTTCCATATGGGAGAACCTTTTGTTCCAGTGAATGTAACATTGGAGAAGCAGAGGTTGGTGAAAGGTGCATCTTTCAATCCCTGAACCATGCCAGCACGCTCCACCTTGATTCCCCAGACGTTCTTGATCGTTATGCCTCGTACGACAGGGAGAGCCGACACGTTGAATTTATCATCCGGGTGATCTCCTGTGTCGCCAGAGATCTTAATCCCGGTCCGAACTTTCTCCAGGTGAACCCCCGAGACTGTGATCCCCTGGATGCTTCCTCCTCGGCCAATGTTTGTCTTGATATGAACGCCGATTCCGGAATTGTACAAAGTGATGTTTTCCACCGTGACATTCTGGATTCCGCCAGATGTTTCGCTTCCGATGGCTATACCGGCAAATGGGGAAGATCCGGTGATGCGTCGGATGGTGATGTCACGGCTTGGACGGTTGTAGGCAATGCCATACTCGTCCCAACCGCTCTTCACGGCTACAAGGTCGTCGCCAGTGGATATGTAGGAGTCTTCTATACACACGTTAGAGCTCGAATCTGTAGCAATGAGTGAGTGAGCACACAAGTTAATGATTTGAAACGTAACAGATGTAAATTAAGTGGAATGGGGACCTGGATCAATCCCATCGGTGTTTGGGGAATCAGTTGGAGCGAGGATGGTAACGTGATGAACTACAACACCACTGTGAGAAAAAAGAGAGATGCTAATTAGTGAGTTCAAGAGATGGTTTTGTTTTAGTGAGAGAAGAGAACCTGCAGTAAACAGGATGGAGAGTCCAGAAAGGGGAGTTCTGAAGAACAACATGAGAGATAAGGATGTCAGTTGAATTCTTGAATTCGACGAGACCCGGTCTGGTGAATTTTAGAGTTCCATGTCTCCACATGTTCCACCAAGGTTCTCCAGCACCGTCAATGGTCCCATTTTTGCCTAAGCAGACACACATTAACACAAACAGATAATCTGATTGCAGGATGAGATACAAAGTAAACTCCGAAACAAACCTGTAATAACAACATCGGTGAGTCCGTCTCCATGGATAAAGCTAATATACCTTTGACCAGGGCGCTCCCTTCCTCTGCCATAAGAAGGCAAAGGATCTATCAAAGGCCATTTCTCCGTATCCTGAACAATCAAAACATCTGTATAAATAATGCATTCTATGGTGATATGAATCTCAAATGGAATCACAGACAGACATTTCCACTGTTAAAAATCATCACATCATATAATCCAAAGCCTAAAACCAATCACCTGAAGGGCTTTGATGACTGCACCATGGGCGAGGTAAAGAGTCATGTGACTGGTAAGGTTGAAGCTCTGAGTCAAATAAACGCCACGTGGCACGTAGAGAAGCGTTCCCACGCTAACGTTTTTGGCGTTTCGTATCCGATCAATGGCGGCGTTGAAGGCATTGGTGTTCAAGGTGGTGCCGTCACCGACAGCGCCAAAGTCAGAAATCGACAGCATCTGGCTCCTGTGCTTCATCGGAACTATACCGGAGCAAGTGATGGGATCTCCGAGGGAGAGATGGTGGTGAGCGGAGAGCAAAAAGAATACGAAAACAGAGATCGGAAGTCGAGAGATTCCCATTGCTGTGGTTCTTACTAATGAGACAGTTGTGTGTAGAGAGTGAAGGAGAAAAAGGAATAAAAGGGGAGAAAGAGTTCGAAGGAATCTGATCTTAGAGAAACGTCATTAACTTACTCCACCAAGAAATCTGCTGGGAGAGTAATGCCAAAGAGGAAAGCAGAGAAGTCAGCTAAATTACGGTTTTGACCTACCTTTCCTAAAATGGTTTTCGAATCTTCTTCGggttttaatatatatcaattaatCATAAACGGGCCCAAATATTCAAAGCCCATTATAAATTGTCCCGCCAATTTTTCCCTAATTTGTCTCCACTTTCCCGCTACTTGCTAAGCGTTCTGTGCTCTGTTTCTgtgaatcaaaaaaaaaaaaaaattcacagaAACAGAGCACAGAACCCAAAACCAGAAGATTTTACTAGAAAGATGGTGAGAGAAGAGGCAGAAAGGAGAGGAGATGATACGATGATCGATGCACCGCAAATCACTAACCCAAAACCAGAAGATTTTTTCAATGTTCATTACCTCCGAATTTACTACGGCAAGTTTGCAAtgatcttattcaaaatctattGGTGCTCTCAAGTAATGCTTATTTAATTATTGAATGCAGGAAATCTATTTCCTTACACTGATATTCACAAATGGCTTTCTTACGGACACGGTATGtgcttgtgtttttttttttctcttacacTTACTTTGAAAGCCATACTAATACTAATAATAAGACCATGCTGATGCTGGTTGTAATAGATGGGAAACATCCTGGTTGCGATGAATACTACTTTGGTCGAAGAGAATTCTCTTTTACACTTGAGAACGATGTTTATCTGCGCTACAAGTCCTTCAAGTCTGTTTCATCTTTGGAACACGCTATCAAATCATGTTTTCCTTACAAGATTGATATTGGCGCTGTCTATAGCGTTGATGTGAGCTcccccttcttcttcttcagctgtGTGCTTTTAGTAACCATTTTTTATTTGAGTTTTCTTTTGCTCTTGCAGCCTGACAAGAGGCAtgcctattctcaaactggtaCCAATGTGTTCACTCCTGTGGAGAGGGAGTTGGTCTTTGATATCGTcagttttctaaattttcttctCTAATGAAATTTTCTTGTTTTGATGTTTATTCTTTTGTATTTTGACTCGAATTGTATTGTGTGTTTTTTCTCAGGATATAACAGATTATGACGACGTTAGATACTGTTGCTCTGGAGCTGATGTTTGCTCCAAATGTTGGCCTTTGATGACTGTTGCTATCAAAGTCATTCATACTTCCCTCAAAGGTATCATCACACACTTTCAACTACCATTTGTTTACTGTTCTTGAATTTTTCCATCTCCTATGAGTTTTTGGAACGTTAGTATATCTTGGGAATTAGTTTGCTATCTTTCTTTACCGTTTAGAACTTCACTGATGGTGTTTGGCAATGTGGAACACTAAATGTATTGGACGAACATCTAGCaacctatatattttttttttatttggtctCTTTGCAGAGGATTTTGGTTTCAAACATATTCTCTGGGTCTTCAGTGGTCGCCGTGGAGTTCACTGTTGGGTTTGTGATCCTAAAGCTCGCAGGTAAAAACAACTACTGCTCATTTGTTATGAATCAGTTTCTTCATATTATCTTCTGTTTTATGAAATGAAATTCTGCAGGATGACTAATGAACAAAGATCAGCAGTTGCTGAATACTTCCGTGTTTATAAGGTTGCTTTCTCAATATCTAACTAAAttgcttgttttgtttttgtgaaattctcttttaaagtttaattactgtttttcttttatgtgACAACAGGGAAATGAGAACAATGCAAGAAAAGTCGCTCTTATGGGTTATTCTCTTCATCCCTTCCTTGCGTAAGTGTTCCTCCTCCTCCATCACACCTTTCTGATTTCAATATCCTTTCTAATTTCATCCGGGCCCTTTTTCACAGGAGATCGTATGTGGATTTCCTCAAGGGTTTCTTTGAGGGTGAGTTACAAGCAAATCAAAGTATATTCTCTACCAAAGACAAGTATGACAAGATACTTGAGATGATTTCAGATGAAGGTATGGAAAGTGTCATGATGTATCTTTGTCAGCTTACTCAAGGTCCTAACCAAAGTTTCATGACTTACAACGGTCTACATATTCATGACAGATATTCAATCAGAGCTGAGAGAAAAGTGGGAGAAATCTGCTAATAGATCATCTCTATCAGAAGAAGCCATCAGCCTTGTTAGGTGGGAGCAGCTTAAAAACACCCTCCAATCCAAGAAACACAAGGTTTGTTATTGTCTTTACTTGTGTTTCTCTCAGCGTTTACCCCGTTAAACCCTGTATCCAATGTTTCAGGCTCCAACACTGCGTATGTGCGTCGAAGAAATTGTCTTCACCTTTACATATCCTCGTATTGATTTGGAGGTTTGTTTTATTAATCTATGCTACAATCTTATTAAAGCCTCCGTTAAGTATGGTTACTTGTTTAATTACAGGTCTCAAAACAAATGAACCATTTGCTTAAAGCACCTTTCTGTGTCCATCCAAAAACAGGTCCCTCCCGTTTGATTcttgaatatattatattaatcacACCAATTGATACACAGAGtcatgtttcattaaagaagaAATGTCTTGTGAATTTTCAGGTCGTGTATGTGTTCCTATCGACCCTAATAACTGCGATGAGTTTGATCCATTGGCAGTTCCTACACTTTCACAGGTACTAAAATAATAGACAAAATATGATACGTTAAAGAGGTGTGTGGATACTGAATTGGATCATCATAATTCACTAATATATTTCATTTGGTTTTATGATTGACAGCTAATAGAAGAAATCAACTCAGGAGGCTCCAAAATGGatgtggatgatgatgatgatgatgatggtacGTTCTTAATTACAATCACTGTTCGGATTAAGCCTTTACTAGCTAGCATAAATAACTTCTGTTGTATTTTTTAACACCTGCCAGATACAGATACAAGCTTACTAGGGAAATCAATCAAGTTCTTCAGATCCTCATTCCTAGAACCCTTACTAAAATCGTGCAAGGTAGATCTCTCATTTCTCTAAATTCTCCCCCATGattatatccaaaaatattcagAAAGGCTTTGATGCATCTGTTGGAAGAGTGATATTGATATGTTTAATGAATTGCCTGCAGGAAGAAATAGAGAGTTCATACAAAACCAAAATTGGCAAGTCTAAGGATTCATTCAGCTGGTAACTCTGGTGTATTGAGTTTACTTCGGTCGTTAACAGTCCGGTTATTTGGTCTAAGTTTCGCTTTCTATCAGTTTAGTTTGTAGTCTTCATTAAGTTTTAGAATCTATCCGGAGAATAGTCCATCTCTTGTTGCTACGTTTCCTAAGAAAATAATAGCTTATTGATGTGACTGAGTTTATTTATATGGTTATGAATTACACAAAAAGATTTTACATTAATGATTAAAGATGGTTAAGGTAACGAATGTTAAAAGGTGTAGCCACAGTTTGGTCCCCATCAAGAAGTGCTTTGGCAACAATGAGATTGGCAGCTTCGGTTGGGTGGTACGCGTCCCAAAACACAAATTTGGACCGGTCCTCACATGCTGCTTGGCTTGAGTTCTGGTTCGATCCCTTGAAGCAAGTAAAGGGTGGAAAGTAGCCCCCACAACAAGGCTTGTCCGCGTTCTCTAACCCTTCCAAACAAAAACATTTCAGTAGGAgtcttaataaaacaaaaacatttcgTTACTAGACAACTAAAGTCTTACCAAATTGACGATAGCTCAAAACCAGTTTCAAGAAGAGGTCGTAAGAGTTGGCGTAGACAAATGTAGTGTTGTGATATCCTAACTCACTATTCAATGTCGTGAGAGAATGTCTAAGCTTCATGTTATAGCCACGGACTATTTGGTTGACTTGGTCAGAGCATTTTCCAGCTGGTATCAAGTTCAAGGCACGAGCAAATGGTATGCAACCGAGTGGTCCCACTCCGACCACCACGAACTTTCTTGCTCCTAATTCATGCAAACGCTGCGAACACATGGGACTTGACACAGTTAATATGTCTTAGATCGTGCGCCCTCTGCATTTGGTTTTGCaagttaacaaaaatatttctgAAAATTCGAattaagtaaaaatattttaaacttcaCGCGAACATAAAAATTTGGTCTGACACCATTGAATTCTTTATATAACTTTACTACGAATTAACTAGTGGACGCAAGTGGTAACAAAAGACAATAATTCCATAATAATTGCTTGACACTTCATGCATTATGTATCTACACAAAGTACTATCTTTTACTACCTTAAGGTGTGTGGTTAAATGAAAGACCATGGAGTCTTGTAAGACACCAATGGGGAGCTTGTCTTGAGAGAAGAAAGGTATGGATGGTTGGATGTAATTTAATATATCATTGGACCCAATTGTGATTGTGAACATTGACTTCTTCAACATCTCTTTCGTACCATTTTCACCAATCATTCTTACCATATAGTCTCTACTTTTCTCAAAATAACTCACTTGTTCTCTCAACGGAACCCTCCCTATCTGTCAGAAaccaaaaagtttgttgttctCAACAGTCACTATATCTATAGTTACATATTATGTCTGTTATTTTCTATGTAAATTGagtattaaataatattattgtatTTATTAGGGATTATAACTAGACACTTTAAAACGACATTTGAACTACTGTATATGGGGAGCTTACGAACAAAAGACCGGTGTCGTCAAAGATTCCAGCCGAACCAGAAGCATAATTGATCCCACTATGAATTGTGTTAACCTCAGTGTTTGGTTCAAGATAAGGAGTTGGTGCTGATTCTGCTCCCAAGGCTtcacctgtttttttttttttttttcaaatcagtGATTACGTAAGAGAATTAGTTGCAGATTAATTAGCATCATCTAAATTTTCAAAAGCCACCGTTAAATGATTCAAGAGACAGCCACTCAAAATCATACTCCTTCCATTTCTtaaaaaatgtcactttgatatttttcacacatattaaaaaaattattggaatgcatttatatatttaataattacatTCTTTTGACTAATattatttgagataaatataattatttacaagATCAATGCAGTTTACAATTAGTATTAAACTggatcaaaatatattgaaattctaaaatgatattgtttgtataaaaaaaatgttattttaacatttttaagaTATTCCAAATGGTAGTTGCATTTATGAGATTAGCATCTTTTAATTCTTCAACCTTACACACTTTTTACATTACTATTGTTTTCAATTCGTCTGTCTAAAAGCAACATCAATGGGAGTTTTTGCTCTTGGGTTCTTAaaagacatatatatacatgcatatattatatatacgtaTGTAATTGTGGAGTTCTAAGCTTTACGGGAAATCCAACCAAaagtaaagctttttcgtaaagCTTAGAACCCcacaattatatatgtatatataatatatacatgtatGTATATGTAATTTAAGAACCTAAGAGCAAGAACCCCCATTGAAGTTGCTCTAACTACTCGATGCTGATTTTGACATCTATAAAACGAGTCAACTTATCTATCAATCGTTGACTTTAAGTGTGTTTTGTTTGTAAATGAGGGTCCTGTTATATTAAATTGCTGTAACTAACCTTTACATCACATTTATATCTAATCAAAGTACTAactactttttaatattttctccGGTTACACAATAAATGTTGTTTTGCTATAAATATTTTGCTTAGGAAAGATTATCTTGTCAtccaaaaagaaagagaagattgtaaataactaaatattagtatattttatttctactttaaacaaacataaaaatgCAACATAGAACATAAGTTCAATAATcaattcaatattttaaatttttaaaaagagtaTTTTTGTCAATTCATATAAaacatagtataaatattaCTGAATTAATAAAGAGACATACCTACAATATCAGAAATGGTCCGACCATTAGTGAATCTTCCGGTGGGTTGGCCATTAGAAGGTATGAAGTCGATGCCGTAGGGAGAAGAATCAGCTTTTGACAATGTGAAGAGATAATTGTTGTTTCCAACATCTACCAGTGAGTCTCCAAATATGAAATTTGTGAAAGATTGATCAGTAGCCTGAAGATGTGATACCCAAAGAAGAAGAGTGAGGTTGAAAAGCTTGTGAGGAAAACTACATGTGATCtccattttatttcttttttgctTTGGTCGAATCTTTGCCAATATACTGATATATACTGTTTTGGTTAAATAAAGTTAGGACTTTTGAACCATTCTTCTTGCTTACGTATGTAACATTAGGACTTGTTCAAAAGATTGCACATGGTTCTTCTACGTATCCTATTACTTAATTTGCTGGTCAAGTAACACAAACATTGATTTCTCTTGAGTCTTGAGTGCATATGCATAATTGACTCTTGAAATTTCATAAagttactgtaaagctcaggAATAATATGAggtataaa belongs to Brassica rapa cultivar Chiifu-401-42 chromosome A07, CAAS_Brap_v3.01, whole genome shotgun sequence and includes:
- the LOC103850238 gene encoding DNA primase small subunit isoform X1; the encoded protein is MVREEAERRGDDTMIDAPQITNPKPEDFFNVHYLRIYYGNLFPYTDIHKWLSYGHDGKHPGCDEYYFGRREFSFTLENDVYLRYKSFKSVSSLEHAIKSCFPYKIDIGAVYSVDPDKRHAYSQTGTNVFTPVERELVFDIDITDYDDVRYCCSGADVCSKCWPLMTVAIKVIHTSLKEDFGFKHILWVFSGRRGVHCWVCDPKARRMTNEQRSAVAEYFRVYKGNENNARKVALMGYSLHPFLARSYVDFLKGFFEGELQANQSIFSTKDKYDKILEMISDEDIQSELREKWEKSANRSSLSEEAISLVRWEQLKNTLQSKKHKAPTLRMCVEEIVFTFTYPRIDLEVSKQMNHLLKAPFCVHPKTGRVCVPIDPNNCDEFDPLAVPTLSQLIEEINSGGSKMDVDDDDDDDDTDTSLLGKSIKFFRSSFLEPLLKSCKEEIESSYKTKIGKSKDSFSW
- the LOC103850238 gene encoding DNA primase small subunit isoform X2; the encoded protein is MVREEAERRGDDTMIDAPQITNPKPEDFFNVHYLRIYYGNLFPYTDIHKWLSYGHDGKHPGCDEYYFGRREFSFTLENDVYLRYKSFKSVSSLEHAIKSCFPYKIDIGAVYSVDPDKRHAYSQTGTNVFTPVERELVFDIDITDYDDVRYCCSGADVCSKCWPLMTVAIKVIHTSLKEDFGFKHILWVFSGRRGVHCWVCDPKARRMTNEQRSAVAEYFRVYKGNENNARKVALMGYSLHPFLARSYVDFLKGFFEGELQANQSIFSTKDKYDKILEMISDEDIQSELREKWEKSANRSSLSEEAISLVRWEQLKNTLQSKKHKAPTLRMCVEEIVFTFTYPRIDLEVSKQMNHLLKAPFCVHPKTGRVCVPIDPNNCDEFDPLAVPTLSQLIEEINSGGSKMDVDDDDDDDDTSLLGKSIKFFRSSFLEPLLKSCKEEIESSYKTKIGKSKDSFSW
- the LOC103850238 gene encoding DNA primase small subunit isoform X3 → MVREEAERRGDDTMIDAPQITNPKPEDFFNVHYLRIYYGNLFPYTDIHKWLSYGHDGKHPGCDEYYFGRREFSFTLENDVYLRYKSFKSVSSLEHAIKSCFPYKIDIGAVYSVDPDKRHAYSQTGTNVFTPVERELVFDIDITDYDDVRYCCSGADVCSKCWPLMTVAIKVIHTSLKEDFGFKHILWVFSGRRGVHCWVCDPKARRMTNEQRSAVAEYFRVYKGNENNARKVALMGYSLHPFLARSYVDFLKGFFEGELQANQSIFSTKDKYDKILEMISDEDIQSELREKWEKSANRSSLSEEAISLVRWEQLKNTLQSKKHKAPTLRMCVEEIVFTFTYPRIDLEVSKQMNHLLKAPFCVHPKTGRVCVPIDPNNCDEFDPLAVPTLSQLIEEINSGGSKMDVDDDDDTDTSLLGKSIKFFRSSFLEPLLKSCKEEIESSYKTKIGKSKDSFSW
- the LOC103850238 gene encoding DNA primase small subunit isoform X4 — translated: MVREEAERRGDDTMIDAPQITNPKPEDFFNVHYLRIYYGNLFPYTDIHKWLSYGHDGKHPGCDEYYFGRREFSFTLENDVYLRYKSFKSVSSLEHAIKSCFPYKIDIGAVYSVDPDKRHAYSQTGTNVFTPVERELVFDIDITDYDDVRYCCSGADVCSKCWPLMTVAIKVIHTSLKEDFGFKHILWVFSGRRGVHCWVCDPKARRMTNEQRSAVAEYFRVYKGNENNARKVALMGYSLHPFLARSYVDFLKGFFEGELQANQSIFSTKDKYDKILEMISDEDIQSELREKWEKSANRSSLSEEAISLVRWEQLKNTLQSKKHKAPTLRMCVEEIVFTFTYPRIDLEVSKQMNHLLKAPFCVHPKTGRVCVPIDPNNCDEFDPLAVPTLSQLIEEINSGGSKMDVDDDDTDTSLLGKSIKFFRSSFLEPLLKSCKEEIESSYKTKIGKSKDSFSW
- the LOC103850237 gene encoding GDSL esterase/lipase At5g41890 isoform X2, with the translated sequence MEITCSFPHKLFNLTLLLWVSHLQATDQSFTNFIFGDSLVDVGNNNYLFTLSKADSSPYGIDFIPSNGQPTGRFTNGRTISDIVGEALGAESAPTPYLEPNTEVNTIHSGINYASGSAGIFDDTGLLFIGRVPLREQVSYFEKSRDYMVRMIGENGTKEMLKKSMFTITIGSNDILNYIQPSIPFFSQDKLPIGVLQDSMVFHLTTHLKRLHELGARKFVVVGVGPLGCIPFARALNLIPAGKCSDQVNQIVRGYNMKLRHSLTTLNSELGYHNTTFVYANSYDLFLKLVLSYRQFENADKPCCGGYFPPFTCFKGSNQNSSQAACEDRSKFVFWDAYHPTEAANLIVAKALLDGDQTVATPFNIRYLNHL
- the LOC103850237 gene encoding GDSL esterase/lipase At5g41890 isoform X1 gives rise to the protein MEITCSFPHKLFNLTLLLWVSHLQATDQSFTNFIFGDSLVDVGNNNYLFTLSKADSSPYGIDFIPSNGQPTGRFTNGRTISDIVGEALGAESAPTPYLEPNTEVNTIHSGINYASGSAGIFDDTGLLFIGRVPLREQVSYFEKSRDYMVRMIGENGTKEMLKKSMFTITIGSNDILNYIQPSIPFFSQDKLPIGVLQDSMVFHLTTHLKRLHELGARKFVVVGVGPLGCIPFARALNLIPAGKCSDQVNQIVRGYNMKLRHSLTTLNSELGYHNTTFVYANSYDLFLKLVLSYRQFGLENADKPCCGGYFPPFTCFKGSNQNSSQAACEDRSKFVFWDAYHPTEAANLIVAKALLDGDQTVATPFNIRYLNHL